The Ziziphus jujuba cultivar Dongzao chromosome 7, ASM3175591v1 genome includes a region encoding these proteins:
- the LOC132804529 gene encoding hydroquinone glucosyltransferase-like encodes MAMKKKSHIAIFPSPGFSHLIPFVEFAKRLVLQHNNFHVTFIIPTDGPPSKATKAIVESLPTSIDSMFLPPVNFDGIAPGLQLFLTATRCLPSLRHVLESLVSKTHLSAFLTDMFGTDTLDVAKEFNISRFIFFPTPATALSLLMITPKLDETVCCEFRDLPEPVEIPGFIPIHGKDLPQPYQDRKSEMYKRLINLTKQLNQVEGIVVNTFTDMEYGAIKALQAQQGEPNSVISPPVYPIGPIIQTGLSGTEANGSECLTWLDNQPRGSVLYVSFGSRGTLSAEQLKVLALGLETSGQKFLWVVRRPNELPSAAHLNGQGDFDPSEVLPNGFLERTKGQGLVVASWAPQIEILRHGSTGGFLTHCGWNSTLEGVLFGKPLITWPLFAEQHMNAIMLVEVLKVALRPKANENGLVEREEIAKVVRDLIEGEEGKRLGQRMNDLKDAANRALSKDGSSTRVLSELASKWQNVEVPE; translated from the coding sequence ATGGCAATGAAGAAAAAATCTCACATAGCCATTTTCCCAAGTCCTGGGTTTAGCCACTTGATCCCTTTCGTCGAGTTCGCTAAACGTCTTGTTCTACAACACAACAACTTCCACGTCACTTTCATAATACCCACCGATGGCCCTCCATCCAAAGCCACCAAAGCCATCGTTGAGTCCCTTCCAACCTCCATCGACTCCATGTTTCTCCCTCCAGTCAACTTTGACGGTATCGCACCTGGGCTCCAGCTTTTCCTCACCGCTACTCGCTGTCTTCCGTCCCTTCGACATGTTTTGGAGTCTTTGGTCTCCAAAACCCACTTGTCTGCTTTCCTCACCGATATGTTCGGAACTGATACATTAGATGTTGCTAAGGAATTCAATATCTCTCGCTTCATTTTCTTTCCTACACCGGCTACGGCTTTGTCCTTACTTATGATTACGCCAAAGCTGGACGAGACAGTTTGCTGCGAGTTTAGAGATTTGCCGGAACCGGTGGAGATTCCCGGATTCATACCCATCCATGGTAAAGATCTTCCCCAGCCATATCAAGATAGGAAAAGCGAAATGTATAAACGCCTTATAAACCTTACCAAACAGCTCAATCAAGTGGAGGGTATTGTGGTAAATACATTCACGGACATGGAGTATGGAGCTATAAAAGCTCTGCAAGCGCAACAAGGAGAACCAAATAGCGTTATTAGTCCCCCGGTTTATCCAATTGGACCGATTATTCAAACCGGTTTAAGCGGTACTGAAGCTAATGGATCAGAATGTTTAACATGGTTAGACAATCAGCCACGTGGCTCGGTCCTATATGTCTCGTTTGGAAGCCGTGGGACCCTCTCTGCCGAACAGCTGAAGGTGTTGGCCTTGGGTTTGGAAACGAGTGGACAAAAGTTCTTATGGGTTGTCAGAAGACCAAACGAGCTTCCCAGTGCTGCTCATCTTAATGGTCAAGGCGATTTCGACCCTTCTGAGGTTTTACCAAATGGGTTTTTGGAGAGGACTAAGGGACAGGGACTAGTGGTTGCATCTTGGGCACCACAAATTGAAATCCTGAGGCATGGCTCAACCGGTGGGTTCCTAACCCACTGTGGTTGGAACTCCACACTTGAAGGTGTTTTGTTTGGTAAACCGCTAATTACTTGGCCACTCTTTGCCGAGCAACACATGAACGCAATAATGCTGGTGGAGGTTCTGAAAGTGGCGTTGAGACCAAAAGCTAATGAAAATGGGTTGGTGGAACGCGAGGAAATTGCCAAAGTTGTTAGGGATCTAATTGAAGGGGAAGAGGGGAAGAGGCTTGGACAACGGATGAATGACCTGAAAGATGCAGCTAACAGGGCACTGAGCAAAGATGGGTCTTCCACAAGGGTACTTTCTGAATTAGCATCCAAGTGGCAAAATGTGGAAGTTCCCGAGTAG
- the LOC132804377 gene encoding uncharacterized protein LOC132804377, with amino-acid sequence MDTSLFILHTKASTLWVLIYVDDILVTGIEVVQNDTGFHLSQQSASKIFFTELTCLPATQVQLQQVLPTLYGFTDADWASDVDDCHSTSNYCIFLGKNLVSWSSKKQNVVARSSTESEYRSLANGAVELQWL; translated from the exons ATGGATACTTCGTTGTTCATTCTCCACACAAAGGCCAGCACTTTATGGGTCCTcatttatgttgatgacatactagTCACTG GTATTGAAGTTGTTCAGAATGACACAGGATTTCACCTATCACAACAAAGTGCATCGAAGATCTTCTTCACCGAGTTGACATGTCTTCCTGCAACTCAAGTCCAACTCCAGCAAGTGTTG CCCACGTTATATGGGTTTACAGATGCTGATTGGGCTTCTGATGTAGATGATTGTCACTCCACAAGCAACTACTGCATTTTCCTTGGCAAAAATCTTGTTTCTTGgtcttcaaaaaaacaaaatgttgtgGCACGATCAAGCACCGAATCTGAGTATCGATCACTTGCTAATGGTGCAGTTGAGCTTCAATGGTTGTAG